Below is a genomic region from Paraburkholderia sp. BL23I1N1.
ACGAGGGTTTGCCTGCCTGTGTGCAATGCCATGGACCTGGCGGAATCGGCGTGGGCGCTACGTTCCCGCCACTAGCCGGCCAGCCGGCGTCTTATATAGCGGGGCAGCTGCACGGCTGGAAGAGCGGCACCCGGCCGCCTGGGCCGATGGCGTTGATGCCGGCCGTCGCGAACAGGCTCTCCGACACGGATATCGCTGCTGTCGCCGCCTACTACGGCGGGACTGACGCGCCGGCCGAAGCGACATCCGCGAACGGGAGCAAGCAATGATCAATCGAACCCGGTTGTACCGCAGCGTGTTCGCCGGTGTGTTGAGTGCAATTGCCGTTTCGTGCCTGGCTGCCAATGGCGAGATGCCGGCGTTGCCCGCTTCTTCCGCGCAAGGCGCTCAGTCGTCACCGGTGAGGCCGTTCGCACCACCGGCAGAATCGAGCATGCCGACAGACGGTTTCGGCAAATTCGTCAAATTGGGCGAGCAAATCTTTACGCATACTCAAACTTTCGCCGGGAAGTACGTCGGCAATACGCTGAATTGTGCCAACTGTCACCTGGATGCGGGCCGAAAGGCGGATTCGAGTCCGCTGTGGGGCGCGTATCCCTTGTATCCGGCCTATCGGAGCAAGAATGGACATGTGAACTCGTTCGCCGAGCGTCTCCAGGGGTGCTTCCTCTACAGCATGAACGGCAAGGCGCCGCCGCTTGGCGATCCGGTGCTCGTGGCATTGGAAACGTACGCTTACTGGCTCGCGCAAGGTGCGCCTGTCGGCGAAAAGCTGCCGGGGCAAGGCTATCCCAAACTTCCTGCGCCCGCGCAAAAGGCGGACTACGCGAGAGGGAGCGCCGTCTATGCGCAGCACTGTGCTTTATGTCACGGTGCCGATGGGCAAGGGCAGTCAAGCGGGGGACAAACCGTGTTCCCGCCGCTGTGGGGGGCTCATTCGTTCAATTGGGGTGCCGGCATGGGCGACATTCAGAACGCAGCCGGTTTCATCAAGGCGAATATGCCGTTGGGGCTGGCTGGAACGCTGACGGACCAGCAGGCGTGGGATGTGGCGACGTTTATGGATAGCCATGAACGTCCGCAAGATCCGCGCTTTGTGGGCTCAGTTGAAACGACGCGCGCAAAGTTCCATGACTCGCCGCACTCCATGTACGGTCAAACCGTTAATGGGCAGGTTTTGGGTGCGTCCGGATCGCGATGATGGAGTGCGTTGCCGCCGGCACGACCTGGTGCACGGCGGCCGTTAGTTGGCGTTGGCATGTTCGCCGTTCGTCGCATTCGCGCGCGCCATCGGACGACGGGATACGCGTGCGCTTCCGGTGGTTACCCGGTAGCGAGGGGAACAATTGTCAGATCGGGCGTGGCGGGTCGGTGGCGAGTGCAAGCTTTGTCACAGTTGGTAACTGCGGCGAAGCCGGCGGACCCTTGTTGCACGCCGATTCGGACCTTGTGTGCGCTCCATCAAGGCTGCGTCGACGCGGCCCCGGCCGCATCGGAATCCGTCGACATCTGCCGATGTCGATGGCCGCGTCCGCCGCCGGTGGGTGCAGTTGAACTCGCCGGTGCGGGAGCCGGCGGCGGGTGATTGATGAACTGGAAATTCTGCGCGATCGAGGCGCTCGGAAATGTCGTTGTGGACGGTTCGATAGCACTGCGCGGGAATGTCGAATTCGACTGGGCGAAGACGGGCGATACGCAGCCGACACAAGCCGCCGCCGCTACGAAAACAAGCCGATTCATCGAGTGATCCTCAATTTCATTGACGGGGGCCGTCCACGGCTGACGGGGTGAGCGCACGTGTGGCGGCGGAACTGTCATGCGACGCGGGGCAGCGCGCTTCGGCGGCCAGAACGCGCGGCGTTGGAGGCAGCCAGTTTAGGCCGCAAGGCGTGAAATCAGATTGCTGCGCCGCTTACAAGCGTTACCCGATATAACGTCGCGGGACCGATGATCGAAGCGCCATTCCTGCATCGCGCAGGGCAGTGTCCGGGCCGCTGCGCGAATGTAAGCGAAAAACTTTCAGTAACGATCTGGTAAACAAGGACGGGACCGATTGGCCTAACGTGTGAATTCCAGTGTCTCAGAAGCGTACCAACATGATCTCCAGCACCAAGTCGATAAGCATCGCCCTACCTGCCGTTGTCGTCGCGCTCGCGCTCGGCGGTTGCGCGGTGATGCCGCCGAGCGGTCCGAGCGTCGTCGCACTGCCGAAGAGCGGCGAGCCGCTCGGTCAGTTCCAGCAGGACGACTATGCATGCCGCGACTACGCGAACCGCTCGACCGACCCGAACGCGGCCGCGCAGGCGGCGACCACGAACAGCGTGAACAGCGCGGCGATCGGCACGCTCGGCGGCGCCGCTGTCGGCGCGCTGATCGGTGCGGCGGCGGGCAACGCCGGCGCGGGCGCGGCAATCGGCGCGGGCAGTGGCCTGTTGATCGGCGGCGCGAACGGCGCGAATGGCGCGCAGTATTCCGCCGCGGGCCTGCAAGCGCGCTACGACGCCGCCTACGCGCAGTGCATGACCTCGAAAGGCAACACGATCTCGCAGCCGCAGCAGCCTGCCTATTACGCACCGCAACCCGCTTATTACGCACCGCAGCCGTACTACTACGCGCCGCCGCCGAGGTATGTCGCACCGCCGCCGGTGATGTATGCGCCTTACCCTTATTACTGAGGTTGAGTTGGTGAAATCGACTTACTGAAATCGACCTATTGAAATCAAGCTACTGAGGCTGATTCGCAGCCTCAGCTTCGCTGAAACGCACCGTTTGCGCCGGACATCAGGCAAGCGCCAGGCAAGCTTGTTGCCGTCAAGCTTCTGTCATGTCTGGCGGAAAGACGCGAAACGATGGCGGCAAGCCGCCCGGCAAAGGGCGTACGTTTGGACCGAGGGCTAAGGACGCCGGTTATCTGGCGGATTGGCACAGCCCGCACACTCCCCCTCCATCCCTGCCGGCACCCGCCGTTTCTGACTTCGCCGTTCGAGTTATCCGACGTACGGAGTTGGCCGGACATCGTGCAAGCGAGGCGATCATGCTGCCACGGCAAACCGGCACGTTCCATCCGAGAGCGTGGTTCCGCGTGTGCGGGTGGCTTGCGGTTGCCCTTGTCGCCACCTTTTTCCTTTCTTGCGGTGGCGGCTCGGGCGGCACATCGGGTACGGTTTCGGGCTCAGGGGCCAGCGGCGGCACCACCAGCAGCGGCTCGACAACCGGCGGCACGGGGGGAACCGGCTCGACCGGTTCAGGCGGCATGTCGATGGGATCGACAGCCTACGCCACCGACGTGCTCATGCATCACAACGATCTCGCGCGCACCGGCCAGATGCTTGCCGAGACAACGCTGACGCTCGCCAATGTCAATTCGGCGAGCTTCGGCAAAGTCGCGTTTCTCTCCGCGGACGGCAAGGTCGACGCTCAGCCGCTTTTCGTCACGAGTTTGCCGATCGGCGGCGCGTCGCACGATGTGGTCTACGTGGCGACCGAACACGACAGCGTGTACGCCTATGACGCCACGACCTTCGCGCAATTGTGGAAAGTCTCGTTGATCGGCAGTGGCGAGACAGTCAGCGACAACTTCAGTTGTCAGGACTTCACGCCGGAGATCGGTATTACGTCGACGCCGGTCATTGACCGCAATCGCGGCACAAACGGTGTTCTGTACGCCGTCGCGATGACCAGGGACAGCAGCGGCGCCTATCATCACCGTCTGCACGCGCTCGATCTGACGACTGGTGCCGAGATACTGGGCGGGCCGACCGAGATCTCCGCGACCTACCCGGGCAGCGGTGCGGGCAGCGTCAATGGACTGCTTACCTTCAATCCTTCGCAGCATACGGAACGCGCGGCGCTCACGCTGGTTGGCGGCAACATCTATATGGGCTGGACCTCGCATTGCATGGCGGGCGCGTACACCGGCTGGCTGATGGCCTATAGCGCTGACACACTCCACCAGACCAGCGTGCTCAACATCACGGCGAACGGCAGCCAGGGATCGATCTGGATGGCCGGTTCCGGGATGGCCTCGGACGGCACCTCGATTTACGTCGTGGACGGCAACGGCACGTTCGGCACCACGCTGAACGCGCAGGGTTTCCCAGTCGACGGCGACTTTGGCAACTCGCTGATGAAGCTGTCGTCAGGAAACCTGCAGGTCACCGATTACTTCGCGATGGATAACGTGGTGGCCGAGGCAAACGCCGACAACGATTTCGGCTCGGGCGGCGTGATGCTGTTGCCGGATCAGACCACCGCGGGCGGCGTCGTCAAACACCTGGCGGTGGCGGCGGGCAAAGACAACCTGATCTATGTGGTCGATCGCGACTCGATGGGTAAATTCAGTCCGACGGCGAACAATATCTGGCAGGTGCTGACCGGCACGCTCGCGGGGGGCATCTGGGGCTCGCCGGCTTACTATAGCGGTGTGGTCTATTACGGTGGCTGGAACGACAACCTGAAGGCGTTGCCGGTCTCGGGCGCGTTTCTCGCGACCACCGCTTCGGCGAAGAGTCCTACCACGTTTGCCTATCCCGGCGCGACTCCGGCCGTGTCGGCCAACGGTACGAGCAACGGCATCGTCTGGGTGGCGGAAAACGGCACGACGGGTGATTTGCATGCATACGACGCCGGCAACCTCGCGCACGAGCTGTACAACAGCAATCAGGCCGGCACGCGCGATCAATGGGGCGCTGGCAACAAGTTCATCACACCGATGATCGCGCGGGGCAAAGTGTTTGTCGGCGCGACTAATGGGGTGGCGGTGTTCGGGTTGCTGTAGACGGTGCTGTCGCGTGGTTTCAGGCGCAGCCCGATCCTGCCGTTACGAGGTGAAATGAGCTGATATTGCCGATCGCGGAGCAAGCGTTGTTGCACGGTGGGCGTGCTGGTTCGACGATCAGCTCGTTCGAAGCATCACGTGCCTGAAATGGAAAAGCCCCTGTTCGTCGCGAGCAGGGGCTTTTTGATTGCAGCGGAGCGCGGTCTGATGCACTTGCCTTGCATCGGTACGCGTCACACAACGTGAGACGCTTATTCCGAGTCGCTCGTCGCAGCAGTTTTACGCGGACGGCGACTGCGTGGCGCCGCTTTGCGCGCTGCCTTTTTGGCGGCCACGGGTGCTTTTTCTTCGGCGACAGACGCCGCCGATGCTTCAACAGGCGCTGCGATTTCCGGCACCGCGTTGGCCTTTCGCGGCGTTGCCTTCTTCATTTTCTTCGCGGCTGTCTTGCGCGGTGTGCGTTCCTTGCTGCGCTTAGGTTGAGCGTCGCCCGCTTCCTGAGTTGCTTCGCCAGCTACCGTGACCGGTTCAGCTGCAAAGGCCGCGGGTTCTGCCCACGCTGCTTCCGGCTGTTCGAAAACGGACTCGCCGGCGGATGGCGCGTGCGTGTGCACGGCTTCCGCCTGAGCCTGCGCGTGGCCACCGTGCTCGACTGCCGCGCGCTCTTCCGGCGCGGCCTCCTGCTGGCCACGGCCGCCGGGCTTGCGATTGCCACGCCCTCTGCGGCGCTCGTGCTTGCCGCCCGACTCGGCGACCACTGTTTCGGCAACCCGCGCCTCAACCACCTGTTCCGCCACCTCGCCGGATTCGCCCGGCTCGTTCACGTTTTCGGCGCCCACGTTCGCAGCCGTGCCCCGATAAACGTACGCGCCTGACTTCTCGTCGCGGCCGAATTCGAGTAGCCCGCGCGCCTGCGCCTCTTCCAGCAGATTGCCGAATGCGCGAAAACCGTAGTACGTCTCGTTGAAATCCGGCTTGCGGCGCTTGATCGCGTTCTTCAGTACCGACGCCCAGATCTTGCCGCTGTCGCCACGTTCGGAGGCGAGCGCATCGAACGTCTGCACCGCGATCTCGACGGCTTTGGTACGGCGCTTTTCGAGGTCTTCCTTGTTGCGCGATTTGTCTTCGTCGGGTGCGCGTTTGGCTGTCTGCTGCGCGGTCTGTTGCGGGCGCGAGGACTCGCGTTTGGATACCGTGCGCTGGCTTTCACGCACGAGGTCGTCGTAAAAGAAAAATTCGTCGCAGTTTGCGATCAGCAGATCGGAGGTGGACTGCTGGACCCCGACGCCGATCACCTGCTTGGCGTTCTCGCGCAGCTTCGACACCAGCGGCGAGAAGTCCGAGTCGCCACTGATGATGACGAAGGTGTTGACGTGCGATTTTGTGTAGCAGAGGTCGAGCGCGTCGACCACGAGCCGGATGTCGGCGGAATTCTTGCCCGATTGGCGCACGTGCGGAATCTCGATCAACTCGAAATTGGCCTCGTGCATCGCGCCCTTGAAACTCTTGTAGCGGTCCCAGTCGCAATACGCCTTCTTCACGACAATGCTGCCCTTGAGCAGCAGACGTTCGAGCACCAGCTTGATGTCGAACTTGTCGTACTTCGCGTCGCGCACGCCGAGCGCAACGTTTTCGAAGTCGCAGAATAGCGCCATGCTGACGGTTTCGTTGGATGACGCCATGAATATCTCCATTGAAGCGATCGTCACATTCGACGAATCGCGACCATGATAGCGATTCCTACGGCGGTGATCAGATTTTGTGTTTCTCGCGCACCGATACGGCAGGCGAAAGCCGTCCGGGGTGAGGATTTTGGGAGGAGTGGAAGTGCGGAGGTGTGCACCGGCGAACGCGCCGCGCTACGTATCATGGTAACGGGCAGGGTCACCCAGCGCCGCGCGTGTTTCCAGTACCTCGTCGACGAGGCCATAGGTCTTTGCTTCGTGGGCCGACATGAAATTGTCGCGGTCGGTATCGCGGACGATTTCCTCGATGTTGCGCCCGGTGCGCTCGGCCGTTATTGCGTTGAGCCGTTCGCGCAGATAGAGCACCTCTTTGGCCTGAATTTCGACGTCGGCCGCGGTGCCCTGGCTGCCGCCCGACGGCTGGTGAATCATGATGCGTGCGTTCGGCAGCGCGTACCGTTTGCCGCGCTGGCCGGCGGTCAGCAAAAACGTCCCCATGCTGGCGGCAAAGCCGGTGCACAAGGTGGACACCTCGGGCTTGATGAATTGCATCGTGTCGTAAATGGCGAAGCCGTCGTACACCGAGCCGCCCGGCGAATTGATGTAAAAAGAAATATCCTTGTCGGGATTCTCGGATTCCAGAAACAGCAATTGGGCGACGATCAGACTGGCCGACTGTTCATTCACCGGACCGACCAGAAAAACGATCCGCTCGCGTAGAAGACGCGAATAAATGTCGTAGGCGCGCTCGCCGCGGCCGGACTGTTCAATCACGGTGGGTACGAGGCCCAGGCCGGTGACGGATGAATAGCTGGAATGCATGTTTGCCTCGTTTCAGGCGGCGCGTTGCCGATGGCCGATAGCCGGTGGCGCTGGCCGATTCGAACAACCGGGCGCCCGTTGCGCCGGTTGTTGTTCGTATGACGCGGGGAAGGGCGGCGGCGTGACAGGAATATTTTTTTGTCGAGCTGTCACATCGGCGAGGGGCCGAGCGTCAAGCTGAAAAGGATGCAGATCTGGAGGTCTACGCATGACAGAACAAGGAATCGATAAGGCATCCGGCTTCGAGGCCATGCGCGCCCGCCTGCTCGCGCTGGCGTACCGGATGCTGGGCAGCCGTGCCGAAGCGGAAGACGTGGTGCAGGACGTCTGGCTCAAATGGCATCTCGCCGATACGCAGGAGGTGCAGACGCCGGCAGCCTGGCTCACCACGATCACCACGCGCGCGGCCATCGACCGGCTGCGCCATGTGCAGCGCGAACGCGCGTCACAGGCCGCCGGCTGGCTACCGGAGCCCTGGCTCGACGAGGTGGCGCCATCGGCGGAGGAGCTGGCCTTGCGTGCAGCGGAGATGTCGTACGGCGTGATGCTCCTGCTCGAGCGTCTGAAGCCGGACGAGCGGGCGGCATTCGTGCTGCACGAAGCTTTCGATTGCGACTACGCGGAGATTGCGAAAATCCTCGACCGTACGCCGGCCAGTTGCCGTCAG
It encodes:
- a CDS encoding c-type cytochrome codes for the protein MINRTRLYRSVFAGVLSAIAVSCLAANGEMPALPASSAQGAQSSPVRPFAPPAESSMPTDGFGKFVKLGEQIFTHTQTFAGKYVGNTLNCANCHLDAGRKADSSPLWGAYPLYPAYRSKNGHVNSFAERLQGCFLYSMNGKAPPLGDPVLVALETYAYWLAQGAPVGEKLPGQGYPKLPAPAQKADYARGSAVYAQHCALCHGADGQGQSSGGQTVFPPLWGAHSFNWGAGMGDIQNAAGFIKANMPLGLAGTLTDQQAWDVATFMDSHERPQDPRFVGSVETTRAKFHDSPHSMYGQTVNGQVLGASGSR
- a CDS encoding glycine zipper family protein, with product MISSTKSISIALPAVVVALALGGCAVMPPSGPSVVALPKSGEPLGQFQQDDYACRDYANRSTDPNAAAQAATTNSVNSAAIGTLGGAAVGALIGAAAGNAGAGAAIGAGSGLLIGGANGANGAQYSAAGLQARYDAAYAQCMTSKGNTISQPQQPAYYAPQPAYYAPQPYYYAPPPRYVAPPPVMYAPYPYY
- a CDS encoding NYN domain-containing protein; the encoded protein is MASSNETVSMALFCDFENVALGVRDAKYDKFDIKLVLERLLLKGSIVVKKAYCDWDRYKSFKGAMHEANFELIEIPHVRQSGKNSADIRLVVDALDLCYTKSHVNTFVIISGDSDFSPLVSKLRENAKQVIGVGVQQSTSDLLIANCDEFFFYDDLVRESQRTVSKRESSRPQQTAQQTAKRAPDEDKSRNKEDLEKRRTKAVEIAVQTFDALASERGDSGKIWASVLKNAIKRRKPDFNETYYGFRAFGNLLEEAQARGLLEFGRDEKSGAYVYRGTAANVGAENVNEPGESGEVAEQVVEARVAETVVAESGGKHERRRGRGNRKPGGRGQQEAAPEERAAVEHGGHAQAQAEAVHTHAPSAGESVFEQPEAAWAEPAAFAAEPVTVAGEATQEAGDAQPKRSKERTPRKTAAKKMKKATPRKANAVPEIAAPVEASAASVAEEKAPVAAKKAARKAAPRSRRPRKTAATSDSE
- a CDS encoding pyrrolo-quinoline quinone, producing the protein MLPRQTGTFHPRAWFRVCGWLAVALVATFFLSCGGGSGGTSGTVSGSGASGGTTSSGSTTGGTGGTGSTGSGGMSMGSTAYATDVLMHHNDLARTGQMLAETTLTLANVNSASFGKVAFLSADGKVDAQPLFVTSLPIGGASHDVVYVATEHDSVYAYDATTFAQLWKVSLIGSGETVSDNFSCQDFTPEIGITSTPVIDRNRGTNGVLYAVAMTRDSSGAYHHRLHALDLTTGAEILGGPTEISATYPGSGAGSVNGLLTFNPSQHTERAALTLVGGNIYMGWTSHCMAGAYTGWLMAYSADTLHQTSVLNITANGSQGSIWMAGSGMASDGTSIYVVDGNGTFGTTLNAQGFPVDGDFGNSLMKLSSGNLQVTDYFAMDNVVAEANADNDFGSGGVMLLPDQTTAGGVVKHLAVAAGKDNLIYVVDRDSMGKFSPTANNIWQVLTGTLAGGIWGSPAYYSGVVYYGGWNDNLKALPVSGAFLATTASAKSPTTFAYPGATPAVSANGTSNGIVWVAENGTTGDLHAYDAGNLAHELYNSNQAGTRDQWGAGNKFITPMIARGKVFVGATNGVAVFGLL
- the clpP gene encoding ATP-dependent Clp endopeptidase proteolytic subunit ClpP, with translation MHSSYSSVTGLGLVPTVIEQSGRGERAYDIYSRLLRERIVFLVGPVNEQSASLIVAQLLFLESENPDKDISFYINSPGGSVYDGFAIYDTMQFIKPEVSTLCTGFAASMGTFLLTAGQRGKRYALPNARIMIHQPSGGSQGTAADVEIQAKEVLYLRERLNAITAERTGRNIEEIVRDTDRDNFMSAHEAKTYGLVDEVLETRAALGDPARYHDT